One Phaseolus vulgaris cultivar G19833 chromosome 4, P. vulgaris v2.0, whole genome shotgun sequence DNA window includes the following coding sequences:
- the LOC137836889 gene encoding protein MAINTENANCE OF MERISTEMS-like has protein sequence MYEQLGDCSYANTKQLAGYATLLQGWIYEHFPSIGMRRMQALYSEDQPRCRLYDAGKGTSIVVVRSQLDTLTPASIRFCPYNEHREERPFEWISLFCGYLRLGNWTQLHMPERVLRQYGYTQIIPRNPSVIGHGHPDTNEMDRRWLHFNDYVIHDYAIARHPDACVQEYMGWFRSVSHPYVINTDEDDRPVPVPSDARHHEAVPSHHEESHPALGICRRITETLQPLLDHGDVVEGSPVWEGIQAAITLARGATDERAVYVRRHAHRND, from the exons ATGTATGAACAACTAGGAGATTGTAGTTATGCAAATACAAAGCAACTAGCTGGTTATGCAACATTGTTGCAGGGGTGGATTTATGAGCATTTCCCGTCTATAGGGATGAGACGTATGCAAGCATTGTATTCTGAAGATCAACCTCGGTGCAGGCTGTATGATGCTGGAAAAGGTACTTCAATTGTTGTTGTACGATCACAGTTGGATACATTGACACCAGCTTCCATTCGGTTTTGTCCATACAACGAGCACAGGGAAGAACGTCCATTCGAGTGGATTTCCTTATTCTGTGGTTATTTGAGGCTTGGAAATTGGACACAGCTGCACATGCCAGAACGTGTTCTGCGTCAGTATGGCTATACACAGATCATCCCTCGCAACCCATCTGTAATTGGACATGGTCATCCGGATACAAATGAAATGGACCGTCGATGGTTACATTTCAATGATTATGTCATACATGACTATGCCATAGCACGTCATCCTGACGCTTGCGTTCAAGAGTACATGGGTTGGTTTAGATCTGTATCACATCCATATGTGATTAATACAGATGAGGATGACCGTCCTGTACCGGTACCCTCAGATGCACGTCATCACGAAGCAGTGCCAAGTCATCATGAGGAGTCACATCCTGCTCTG GGTATTTGTCGTAGAATTACAGAGACATTGCAGCCATTACTTGATCATGGCGATGTCGTGGAGGGCAGCCCTGTTTGGGAAGGCATACAAGCAGCCATTACGTTAGCACGAGGAGCGACTGATGAAAGAGCTGTTTATGTCAGGAGACATGCACATAGGAATGATTGA
- the LOC137836602 gene encoding protein FAR1-RELATED SEQUENCE 6-like: protein MDTTESYMGVLGEIDVWDGLDDVDLEQSTSYNALDNEHRAHECSEAFSTNEVFRDRDELLDWARSVGYSYGFVIVILRSDTWTGQRGRMTYVLLGCERGGKYRRYKKEVDVSQTGSRKCECPFRLRGKPVKGGQGWKVELICGSHNHDLAETMVGHPYAGRLSIEEKVMVEDMSKTAVKPRNILLTMKERNEKNVTTIKQVYNAITVHRRSQRGHRTEMQQLMLLLERDRYVHWCRCDEVSNIVQDIFWTHPDSVKLVNSFNIVILMDSTYKTKKYRMPLLEVVGITSTGLTFSVAFCLLAAEKENNFFWALDRLKGLFLRVDSCPRVVVCDRDVALMNAIRMVFPEAYNLLCRFHIDKNVKAKCKMLVHPREAWDQVMEVWGSVVDCDIVEAFEDRVNALRVVCSPWPIFVDYVMDTWLRLHKEKFVKAWIDKVMHLGNTTSNRVESAHWSLKRVLQNSMGDLCFCWDSINKMIILQHNAIKDSFQKSLHVVGHRFKVTAYKKLLGFVSKYALNLISEELDRVKSVGFDKSRCGCSLTCTHGLPCACQLASIGVGSIPLKSVHVMWTRLSFEDIATEQSSSELSIDKEFEVIAKRFKELDVAGKVNIKSKLQDIAFPEKTSIYAPDHKVKTKGAVKMSRPTKFMRSTKRIPSYFEHVDFLHSQHDSCASKKFNEESLPEIVPAKCIPFLDQFPVGYHPYIVDVVDVRADGHCGYRAVAAQLGMGEESWAVVRMNLLKELKLTSSGTHVYGTNH, encoded by the exons ATGGATACAACAGAGTCATACATGGGAGTTTTAGGGGAGATTGATGTGTGGGATGGATTAGATGATGTTGATCTGGAGCAGTCAACAAGTTATAACGCATTAGATAATGAACACAGGGCACATGAATGTAGTGAGGCATTTTCTACAAATGAG GTATTTCGTGATCGAGATGAGCTGTTAGATTGGGCGAGAAGTGTTGGCTATAGTTATGGGTTTGTCATTGTTATATTAAGGTCAGATACATGGACGGGCCAACGAGGAAGGATGACCTATGTATTGTTAGGTTGTGAGAGAGGAGGTAAATACAGACGGTATAAAAAAGAAGTAGATGTCAGTCAAACTGGAAGTAGGAAGTGTGAGTGTCCTTTCAGATTGCGAGGCAAACCAGTCAAAGGTGGTCAAGGGTGGAAGGTTGAATTAATTTGTGGTTCTCACAATCATGACTTGGCAGAGACAATGGTGGGTCATCCCTATGCTGGAAGGTTAAGTATAGAGGAAAAGGTTATGGTTGAGGATATGAGTAAAACTGCGGTGAAGCcaagaaatattttactaaccatgaaagagagaaatgagaagaatgTGACAACGATTAAGCAGGTTTATAATGCAATCACTGTTCACCGAAGATCACAACGAGGTCACAGAACAGAAATGCAACAACTGATGTTGTTACTAGAGCGAGACAGGTACGTGCATTGGTGTAGGTGCGATGAGGTCTCTAATATTGTGCAAGATATATTTTGGACACACCCAGATTCAGTAAAATTGGTGAACTCATTTAACATTGTCATATTAATGGATAGTACGTACAAGACGAAAAAGTATAGGATGCCGTTACTTGAGGTTGTTGGGATTACGTCTACAGGTTTGACTTTCTCCGTTGCATTTTGTTTACTAGCagcagaaaaggaaaataattttttttgggcCCTTGACAGACTTAAAGGGTTGTTTTTAAGAGTTGATTCATGCCCTAGGGTGGTGGTATGTGACAGAGATGTTGCCTTAATGAATGCAATTAGAATGGTGTTTCCTGAAGCTTATAATTTGCTATGTCGGtttcacattgataaaaatgtgaaagcaaaatgtaaaatgttggtGCATCCAAGAGAGGCATGGGATCAAGTAATGGAAGTGTGGGGATCTGTTGTGGATTGTGATATTGTTGAGGCCTTTGAAGATCGTGTCAATGCTCTTCGAGTTGTCTGTTCTCCTTGGCCTATATTTGTTGATTATGTGATGGATACATGGTTACGTctacataaagaaaaatttgtcaaGGCATGGATAGATAAGGTGATGCACTTAGGAAACACAACAAGTAACAGAGTTGAGTCGGCACACTGGAGCCTAAAGAGAGTTCTTCAGAATTCAATGGGGGATTTATGTTTCTGCTGGGATTCCATCAATAAGATGATTATTTTACAACATAATGCAATCAAAGATTCATTCCAAAAGAGTTTGCATGTGGTTGGACATCGGTTCAAGGTTACAGCTTACAAAAAATTGTTAGGTTTTGTGTCTAAATATGCTTTGAACCTTATTTCAGAAGAACTTGATAGGGTTAAATCAGTGGGGTTTGATAAAAGTAGGTGTGGATGTAGTCTTACATGTACTCATGGTCTTCCTTGTGCGTGTCAATTGGCTTCAATTGGTGTTGGTAGCATACCACTTAAATCAGTACATGTGATGTGGACTCGTTTAAGTTTTGAAGACATTGCTACTGAACAATCTTCATCTGAGTTGTCAATTGATAAAGAGTTTGAGGTCATCGCGAAGCGGTTTAAAGAGTTGGATGTTGCAGGTAAGGTTAACATCAAGAGTAAATTGCAGGATATTGCCTTTCCAGAGAAAACATCTATTTACGCACCAGATCATAAGGTGAAAACAAAAGGTGCTGTAAAGATGTCTCGTCCTACCAAATTCATGAGATCAACTAAGCGAATCCCTTCTTATTTTGAACATGTGGATTTCTTACACTCACAACATGATAGTTGTGCAAGcaaaaaatttaatgaagaaagcTTACCAGAAATTGTACCAGCAAAATGTATTCCTTTCCTTGATCAGTTCCCTGTAGGGTATCATCCATATATTGTTGATGTTGTTGACGTTAGGGCTGATGGCCATTGTGGCTACCGTGCTGTTGCTGCCCAATTGGGAATGGGAGAGGAGTCATGGGCTGTTGTTCGAatgaatttgttaaaagaacTAA AACTCACTTCTAGTGGAACACATGTCTATGGTACCAACCACTAA